Proteins from a genomic interval of Colletotrichum higginsianum IMI 349063 chromosome 6, whole genome shotgun sequence:
- a CDS encoding GTPase-activating protein gyp1, producing MFSSSGSGKKPSQPQEMVQVGGFRHTFARLDARCSSRGSDLEHKLEYVPLRRPKGGSELTFGSSASPFWKPPPRENAPKRTGRDPNLVVGAAYSHADILKFDSLNLSNSSSRPKTPPSSHSTKGRPSDASPPSRPQSGLSSPPIKSYINFLSNTNDDWKADEDEEDMMGYEDDDGDDFGLPSLSNMKRRTRKMAAQNRPDANGGLSPMVDSFGGLGLHTRRYSNSADIAIERPAPTYPMPKKSEGKILRPQYKEILRDPANALHLIDHPAIPANATPKEIDAANSRITRINKFKKLLQASTIPLQELRQLAWSGVPQEVRAMTWQLLLSYLPTNSERRVATLERKRKEYLDGVRQAFERGGSVSGGGSSSSTAPPGKARGLDEAIWHQISIDVPRTNPHIELYSYEATQRSLERILYLWAVRHPASGYVQGINDLVTPFWQVFLSTYIADSNIESGMDPGQLPKPVLDAVEADSFWCLTKLLDGIQDHYIVAQPGIQRQVAALRDLTARIDAGLAKHLEKEHVEFIQFSFRWMNCLLMREISVRNTIRMWDTYLAEEQGFSEFHLYVCAAFLVKWSDKLVKMDFQEIMMFLQSLPTKSWTEKDIELLLSEAFIWQSLFKGSSAHLRGQPSRTPSVNMQL from the exons ATGTTCTCCTCTTCAGGGAGTGGGAAGAAGCCCTCGCAACCG CAGGAAATGGTCCAAGTCGGTGGGTTTCGTCACACCTTTGCCCGTTTAGATGCGCGCTGCAGTAGCAGAGGCTCGGATCTCGAACACAAGCTCG AGTATGTTCCCTTACGGCGTCCCAAAGGAGGCTCGGAACTGACGTTCGGTAGTTCTGCATCACCGTTTTGGAAACCGCCCCCACGCGAAAACGCACCGAAAAGAACAGGTCGTGATCCCAATCTGGTGGTTGGAGCTGCATATTCGCACGCCGACATCCTTAAGTTCGACTCTCT GAACCTCTCCAACTCCTCGTCCCGACCGAAAACTCCTCCGTCCTCCCATTCTACCAAAGGCCGCCCTAGCGATGCCTCCCCTCCGTCGCGTCCCCAATCAGGCCTGTCGTCGCCTCCGATAAAGAGCTATATCAACTTCCTCTCCAATACGAACGATGACTGGAAGGCggacgaagatgaggaggacATGATGGGCtacgaggacgacgatggcgacgacttTGGCTTGCCTAGCCTGTCCAACATGAAGAGGCGAACACGCAAGATGGCCGCGCAAAACAGACCAGACGCGAACGGAGGTCTGTCGCCAATGGTTGACTCCTTCGGCGGGCTAGGATTACACACCAGGAGATATTCGAACAGCGCGGATATCGCTATCGAGCGGCCTGCGCCGACGTATCCTATGCCAAAGAAGAGCGAGGGAAAGATCCTGCGGCCACAGTACAAGGAAATACTGAGGG ATCCCGCAAACGCCTTGCATCTAATCGACCATCCCGCCATACCGGCCAATGCGACGCCAAAGGAGATTGACGCCGCCAATTCCAGGATAACTCGCATCAATAAGTTCAAGAAGCTTCTCCAGGCCTCGACAATACCATTACAGGAACTTCGCCAACTCGCTTGGTCCGGCGTTCCCCAAGAAGTCCGCGCAATGACATGGCAGCTTCTTTTGAGCTATTTACCAACAAACAGCGAGAGAAGAGTGGCaaccctggaaagaaagcGGAAAGAGTATCTCGATGGAGTGCGGCAGGCCTTCGAGCGCGGCGGCAGTGTCTCTGGTGGTGGCAGCAGCTCAAGCACTGCGCCGCCAGGAAAAGCCCGAGGCCTGGATGAGGCAATCTGGCATCAGATCAGCATCGACGTTCCGAGGACAAATCCCCACATCGAACTCTATTCGTACGAAGCGACTCAACGGTCACTGGAGCGGATTTTGTATCTCTGGGCTGTGCGACATCCAGCCAGTGGCTACGTGCAGGGCATCAATGATCTAGTGACGCCCTTCTGGCAGGTCTTTCTAAGCACCTACATTGCCGACTCTAACATAGAATCTGGCATGGATCCCGGCCAGCTGCCGAAACCTGTGTTGGACGCTGTGGAGGCCGACTCGTTTTGGTGTTTGACGAAGCTCCTTGACGGCATTCAAGACCACTACATTGTGGCCCAGCCAGGCATTCAAAGGCAAGTTGCTGCCCTCCGTGATCTCACGGCGCGGATTGATGCCGGGCTGGCGAAACATTTGGAAAAGGAGCATGTCGAGTTCATCCAGTTCAGCTTTCGGTGGATGAACTGTCTTTTGATGCGGGAGATAAGTGTACGAAATACAATCAGGATGTGGGATACATACTTG GCCGAGGAGCAAGGTTTCTCGGAATTCCATCTATATGTGTGCGCGGCTTTCCTGGTCAAATGGTCGGATAAGCTGGTCAAGATGGATTTCCAGGAAATAATGATGTTTTTGCAAAGCTTGCCCACAAAATCATGGACGGAAAAGGACATCGAGTTGCTGTTGAGTGAGGCTTTCATTTGGCAGAGTCTCTTCAAGGGGTCATCAGCACATTTGAGAGGACAGCCAAGCCGTACGCCCTCGGTAAACATGCAGTTGTAA